From a single Staphylococcus epidermidis genomic region:
- a CDS encoding HAD-IA family hydrolase, whose protein sequence is MYKAVVFDFDGTVIDTEKHLFDLINTHLKIHQVAPISLEFYKQFIGGEATELHTYLEDAIGFKNKEKIYDQYYQTSVELPVNSTIIQLMQYLKKRHIPMAITTSSYKKNIYPIFKQLGLDTYIDVVVGRENVDSVQPNPEIYLKAVQELNYNPTTCLAIEDSVNGATAAMLAGLDVVVNTNIITKDQDFSTVQCVGQDMEFEDIKNSLFKE, encoded by the coding sequence ATGTATAAAGCTGTAGTGTTTGATTTTGATGGTACTGTCATTGATACCGAAAAGCATTTGTTCGATTTAATAAATACACATTTAAAAATCCATCAAGTAGCGCCGATTTCTTTAGAATTCTATAAACAATTTATTGGCGGTGAAGCTACTGAATTACATACATATTTAGAAGATGCTATTGGTTTCAAAAATAAAGAAAAAATTTATGATCAATATTATCAAACAAGTGTTGAATTGCCGGTAAATTCTACAATCATTCAATTGATGCAATATTTAAAAAAACGTCATATCCCAATGGCGATTACTACAAGTAGTTATAAAAAGAATATATATCCTATATTTAAACAATTAGGACTAGATACATATATTGATGTTGTTGTTGGTCGTGAAAATGTCGATAGTGTTCAACCTAATCCGGAAATTTATTTAAAAGCCGTACAAGAGCTTAATTATAATCCTACAACCTGCTTAGCAATTGAAGATTCTGTCAATGGTGCTACTGCAGCGATGCTAGCAGGATTAGATGTTGTCGTTAATACGAATATAATAACGAAGGATCAAGATTTTTCGACAGTTCAATGTGTTGGACAGGATATGGAATTTGAAGATATAAAGAATTCTTTATTTAAAGAATAA
- a CDS encoding IS110-like element ISSep2 family transposase, which yields MDYLGVDISKRSSVVAHYKNGKFQKEFFIQNNKNGYNYLLKYLNDLDHPQLIFESTGIYSRGMERFCCVNQINYIQMNPLEAKFKTSALRSWKTDQADAHKLACLGPTLKQTDNLPIHELIFFELRERVRFHLEIENEQNRLKFQILELLHQTFPGLERLFSSRYSIIALNIAEIFTHSDMVLDIDKEVLITHIFNSTDKGMSMDKATKYALQLRVIAQESYPNVDRHSFLVEKLRLLIQQLKQSIHHLKQLDDAMIQLAQQLDYFENIHSIPGIGKLSTAMIIGEIGDIKRFKSNKQLNAFVGIDIKRYQSGHTHCRDTINKRGNKKARKLLFWVIMNIIRGQHHYDNHVVDYYYKLRKQPNEKPHKTAIIACINRLLKTIHYLVMNHKLYDYQMSPH from the coding sequence ATCGATTACTTAGGTGTTGATATTAGTAAAAGAAGTAGTGTAGTTGCACATTATAAAAATGGAAAATTCCAAAAAGAGTTTTTCATCCAGAATAATAAAAATGGTTACAATTATTTACTCAAGTATTTGAATGACTTAGACCACCCACAACTCATTTTTGAATCTACAGGTATCTATTCAAGAGGTATGGAACGATTTTGTTGTGTAAATCAAATTAACTATATTCAAATGAATCCGTTAGAAGCCAAATTTAAAACGAGCGCTCTAAGATCATGGAAAACTGATCAGGCAGATGCTCATAAGCTTGCTTGTTTAGGACCGACGCTTAAACAAACAGACAACTTACCTATACATGAGTTAATATTCTTTGAATTAAGAGAACGCGTCCGTTTTCATCTAGAAATCGAGAATGAACAAAATCGACTTAAATTTCAGATCCTTGAATTACTCCATCAAACATTCCCTGGTTTAGAAAGATTGTTTAGTAGTCGATATTCAATCATTGCACTCAACATCGCAGAAATCTTTACTCATTCAGACATGGTTCTTGATATCGACAAGGAGGTACTGATTACACATATATTCAATTCTACAGATAAGGGAATGTCAATGGATAAAGCTACAAAATATGCACTTCAATTAAGGGTGATTGCTCAAGAAAGCTATCCTAATGTCGATAGACATTCCTTTCTAGTCGAAAAATTACGCTTACTTATTCAACAATTAAAACAATCTATTCATCATCTCAAACAATTAGATGATGCCATGATTCAATTAGCACAACAACTCGATTATTTTGAAAATATTCATTCGATACCTGGTATTGGTAAGCTAAGCACAGCTATGATTATTGGGGAGATTGGTGATATTAAGCGATTTAAATCAAATAAACAACTCAATGCTTTTGTTGGCATTGATATCAAACGATATCAATCAGGTCATACACACTGTAGAGATACCATCAACAAGCGTGGTAATAAAAAAGCGAGAAAACTTTTATTTTGGGTGATTATGAATATAATAAGAGGGCAGCATCATTATGACAATCATGTCGTCGATTATTACTACAAACTAAGAAAGCAGCCTAATGAGAAACCTCATAAGACTGCCATCATTGCTTGTATAAATCGATTATTAAAAACAATTCATTATCTTGTAATGAATCATAAATTGTACGATTATCAAATGTCACCACATTAG